From Pseudomonas sp. stari2, a single genomic window includes:
- the wrbA gene encoding NAD(P)H:quinone oxidoreductase has product MSAPYILVLYYSRSGSTNEMARQIARGVEQGGLEARLRTVPAISTECEAVSPDIPDEGALYATLDDLKNCAGLALGSPTRFGNMAAPLKYFLDGTSNLWLTGALVGKPAGVFTSTASLHGGQETTLLSMMLPLLHHGMLITGLPYSESALLETQGGGTPYGASHHAGADGKSGLDQHEVALCRALGARLARTAQKLGN; this is encoded by the coding sequence GTGAGTGCGCCGTACATTCTGGTCCTGTATTACAGCCGCAGCGGTTCGACCAACGAGATGGCCCGGCAGATCGCCCGTGGCGTCGAACAGGGCGGCCTCGAAGCGCGCCTGCGCACCGTGCCGGCGATCTCCACCGAGTGCGAAGCCGTGTCGCCGGACATTCCGGATGAAGGCGCGCTGTACGCCACGCTGGATGACCTGAAGAACTGCGCCGGCCTGGCCCTCGGCAGTCCGACCCGTTTCGGCAACATGGCCGCGCCGCTCAAGTACTTTCTGGATGGCACCAGCAACCTGTGGCTGACCGGCGCGCTGGTCGGCAAACCGGCCGGCGTGTTCACGTCCACCGCCAGCCTGCACGGCGGTCAGGAGACCACCCTGCTGTCGATGATGCTGCCGCTGCTGCACCACGGCATGTTGATCACCGGCCTGCCCTACAGCGAATCGGCGCTGCTGGAAACCCAGGGCGGCGGCACGCCGTACGGCGCCAGCCATCACGCCGGGGCTGACGGCAAAAGCGGCCTCGATCAGCACGAAGTGGCGCTGTGCCGCGCACTGGGCGCACGTCTGGCCAGGACGGCCCAGAAGCTGGGGAACTGA
- the arsC gene encoding arsenate reductase (glutaredoxin) (This arsenate reductase requires both glutathione and glutaredoxin to convert arsenate to arsenite, after which the efflux transporter formed by ArsA and ArsB can extrude the arsenite from the cell, providing resistance.), which translates to MTDLTLYHNPRCSKSRGALELLEARGLTPNVVRYLETPLDAAQIKALLGKLGISARQLLRTGEDEYKTLNLADVSLTEKQLIEAIAAHPKLMERPILETGDKAVIGRPPEQILELLP; encoded by the coding sequence ATGACCGATCTGACGCTTTATCACAACCCGCGCTGCTCGAAATCCCGCGGTGCGCTCGAACTGCTCGAAGCCCGTGGCCTGACGCCGAACGTGGTGCGCTACCTCGAAACGCCGCTGGACGCCGCGCAAATCAAGGCATTGCTCGGCAAGCTGGGGATCAGCGCCCGGCAACTGCTGCGCACCGGCGAAGACGAATACAAGACCCTGAACCTGGCGGATGTCAGTCTCACCGAGAAACAATTGATCGAAGCCATTGCGGCGCATCCGAAGTTGATGGAGCGCCCGATCCTCGAAACTGGCGACAAAGCCGTCATCGGCCGTCCACCGGAGCAGATCCTGGAGCTGTTGCCGTGA
- a CDS encoding DUF2069 domain-containing protein, producing MARKPKVLPAVEWLEPRVRAMRVISLLCFFGLAGLLAAYYLVFADLHGARPWVILLIELIPWLVLAPGMIMGSARGHSWMCFVVNLYFIKGALAAYDPSRQLFGVLEMIASLAVFCSALLYVRWRYQLNRKLAGEGEISVA from the coding sequence ATGGCCAGAAAGCCGAAAGTCCTGCCCGCCGTCGAATGGCTGGAGCCACGGGTGCGGGCGATGCGGGTGATCAGTCTGCTGTGCTTTTTCGGTCTGGCCGGACTGCTCGCTGCGTATTACCTTGTGTTCGCCGACCTCCACGGCGCGCGGCCGTGGGTGATTCTGCTGATTGAGCTGATCCCGTGGCTGGTGCTGGCACCGGGCATGATCATGGGCAGCGCCCGCGGGCATTCGTGGATGTGCTTTGTGGTGAACCTGTATTTCATCAAGGGCGCACTGGCGGCGTATGACCCGAGCCGCCAGTTGTTCGGCGTGCTGGAGATGATCGCCAGTCTGGCGGTGTTCTGCTCGGCGCTGCTGTATGTGCGCTGGCGGTATCAGTTGAACCGCAAGCTGGCCGGCGAAGGCGAAATCTCCGTCGCCTGA
- a CDS encoding TlpA disulfide reductase family protein: protein MTRRLAAALTIIGALMLGGCGNDYGIDQNGQKVASERLDKQWVVLNYWAEWCGPCRTEIPELNHLADELKGKKIGVFGVNFDNVQGEELKGASEKLGIKFTVLAQDPADLFELPRSEALPVTYIIDNKGKVREQLMGEQTAAGVMAKLEALKASN from the coding sequence ATGACACGGCGACTGGCAGCGGCATTGACGATCATCGGGGCGTTGATGCTGGGCGGCTGCGGTAACGACTACGGCATTGACCAGAACGGGCAGAAGGTCGCGTCCGAGCGCCTGGACAAACAATGGGTCGTACTCAATTACTGGGCCGAATGGTGCGGTCCGTGCCGCACGGAAATCCCGGAACTCAATCATCTGGCCGACGAGCTCAAGGGCAAGAAGATCGGTGTGTTCGGGGTCAACTTCGACAACGTGCAGGGTGAAGAGCTGAAAGGTGCCAGCGAGAAACTCGGCATCAAGTTCACCGTGCTGGCGCAGGATCCGGCGGATCTGTTCGAACTGCCGCGCAGTGAGGCCTTGCCGGTGACCTACATCATCGACAACAAGGGCAAGGTGCGGGAACAGTTGATGGGCGAGCAGACGGCGGCGGGGGTGATGGCGAAGCTGGAGGCATTGAAGGCGAGCAATTGA